The Streptomyces sp. NBC_00335 DNA window CGTGGAGCCGCTCGGCGAGCGCGAAGAAGGCGGCCACCTGCTCCTCGTCGGTGACGTCGCAGGGCAGGGAGGCGACCCGGTCCGCGCCGAACTCGGCGGCCAGCGCCTCCTCGGTCTCCTTGAGCCGCCGGGCGTGCGCGTCGCCGATGAGCACGCGGGCCCCCTCCTCCAGGAAGCGCCGTGCGGTGGCCCCGCCGATGCCGGCCCCGGCGGCCGCGGTGATCACGGCGCTCCGGCCGGTCAGCAGCCCGTGCCCGGCCACGTACTCGGGTGCGTTGCGGAGCACGTTGCGGGACTCTTCCGGTGCGTTCATGCCCGGACCTCCTTGGGAAGGCCGAGGATGCGCTCGGCGACGATGGTGCGCTGGATCTCGTCGGAGCCCGCGTAGATGGTGTCGGAGCGGGAGAAGAGGAAGAGCCGCTGCCAGTCGTCGAGGTCGTACGGGTCCCCGTGCGCCCCCGCCGCCGGCAGCGAGGCGGCTCCGCAGACGTCCATGGCGAGCTCGCCGAGGTCCCGGTGCCAGCGGGCCCAGTAGAGCTTGGCCGTGGACGGCGCGACCCCGGGCCGCAGCGCGGAGGCGCGCATGGTCTCCAGGCCGATCCAGGCCCGGACGAGCCGGTCGCGGATCAGCGGATCGGCCATCGCGCCGTTGCGCTTCGCCAGCGCGGCCAGGTCTTCGAGCTCGCGGCGGAAGCCGACCTGCTGGCCGAGGGTGGAGACCCCGCGCTCGAAGCCGAGGGTGGCCATGGCGACGGCCCAGCCCTCGCCGGGCGCGCCGACGACGTGGGCGGCGTCGGTGCGGGCCCCGTCGAAGAAGACCTCGTTGAACTCCGAGGTCCCGGTCAGCTGCACGATGGGCCGGACCTCCACCCCGGGCTGGTCCATCGGGACCAGGAGGTAGGACAGCCCCGCGTGCCGGCGGGATCCCGGCTCGGTGCGGGCGACGACGAAGCACCACTGGGAGGCGTGGGCCAGGGAGGTCCAGATCTTCTGGCCGTCCACCACCCACGCGCCGTCCACCAGGGCGGCCCGGGTACGGATGTTGGCCAGGTCCGAGCCGGCGTCGGGCTCGCTGTAGCCCTGGCACCACAGCTCCTCCACGGCCCGGATGGGCGGCAGGAAGCGCCGCCGCTGCTCCTCGGTGCCGTGGGCGATGAGGGTGGGGCCGAGGAGCTGCTCCCCTATGTGGTTCACGCGCGCGGGCGCGTCGGCCAGCGCGTACTCCTCGTGGAAGGCGATCTGCTGCTCGGTGCTCGCGCCGCGGCCGCCGTACTCGACGGGCCAGCCCACGCAGGTCCAGCCGTGCGCCGCCATGTGCCGCTCCCAGGCGAGGCGTTCGGCGAAGGCCTCGTGCTCCCGGCCCGGTCCGCCGCGGCCCTTGAGGGCGGCGAACTCACCGGTGAGGTGGGTCCGTAGCCAACTCCGAACCTCGGTGCGGAACTCCTCGACGCTGCTCATGGCCGTACGTTAACCTACCAAACACTTGTTAGGGAAGGATGCAGCGATGCCCGGAGAGATGTCCGACGAAACCCCCGTGCTCTACGAGCGCCGCGGACCGGTCGCGTACGTGACCATGAACCGCCCCCGGTACCGCAACGCCCAGAACAGCGCGATGACCTACGCCCTCGACGACGCCTTCTACCGCGCCGCCGACGATCCCGCGGTCAAGGTCGTCGTCCTGGCCGGGGCCGGCGAGCACTTCTCGGCGGGCCACGACATCGGCACCCCGGAGCGCGACGCGCACCTGCCCTTCGAACGCCGGGCCGGCCTGTGGTGGGACCACTCCCAGCGCTCCGGCGCCGAATCCCGCTTCGCCCGCGAATCCGAGGTCTACCTCGGCATGTGCCGGCGCTGGCGCGAACTGCCCAAGCCCCTCATCGCCTCCGTCCACGGCGCGTGCGTGGCCGGCGGGCTGATGCTCGCCTGGGTCTGCGACCTGATCGTGGCCAGCGAGGACGCCTTCTTCGCCGACCCCGTCGTCCGCATGGGCATCCCCGGCGTCGAGTACTTCGCCCACCCGTGGGCCATGCCCCCGCGCATCGCCAAGGAATTCCTCTACACCGGCGACCGGATGCCCGCCCGCCGCGCCTACGAGATCGGCATGGTCAACCGTGTCGTCGAGCGGGCCGAACTGACGGAGGCCACCGACCGGCTCGCCCTGCGGATCGCCGAGATGCCCTCCTTCGGACTCGCCCTCACCAAGCGGGCCGTCAACCAGGCCGAGGACCTCCAGGGCCTGCACACCGGCATGGACTCCGTCTTCGGCCTGCACCACCTCGCGCACGCCCACAACGCCGAGACCGCGGCGGACTCGCTCGGCGGCATGAACATTTCGGCGATGAAGGAGGCGAACAGCTGATGGACCTGAACCATGCGGCGGACGTGGAGGCCTTCCGGGCCGAGGCGCGCGACTGGCTGGCCGCCCACGTGCCCGCCACCCCCCTGCCCTCCCTGGAGACCCGCGAGGGCTTCGCCGCCCACCGGGAATGGGAGGCGCTCCTGCACTCCGCCCGCTGGTCGGTGGTGTCCTGGCCCGAGGAGTACGGCGGCCGCGGCGTGGACATCGAGCACTGGCTGGTCTTCGAGGAGGAGTACTGGGCCGCCGGCGCACCCGGCCGGGTCTCCCAGAACGGCATCAACCTGCTCGCCCCCACCCTCTTCGACCACGCCACCGACGAACAGCGCGCCCGCGTCCTGCCCTCCATGGCGAGCGGCGAGACCATCTGGGCCCAGGCCTGGTCGGAGCCCGAATCCGGCTCCGACCTCGCCTCCCTGAAGTCCCGCGCCGTGCGCACCGAAGGCGGCTGGCTGCTGTCCGGGCAGAAGACCTGGTCCTCACGGGCCGCCTTCGCCGACCGGGCCTTCGGGATCTTCCGCACCGACCCCGAAGCCCCCAAACCCCACCAGGGCCTCACCTATCTGATGTTCGACCTGCACGCCCCCGGGGTCACCGTGCGGCCCATCGGCCGCCTCGACGGCAAGCCCGCCTTCGCGGAACTCTTCCTCGACGAGGTCTTCGTCCCCGACGCGGACGTCATCGGGGAGCCCGGACAGGGCTGGCGGATCGCCATGTCCACCACCGGCAACGAGCGCGGGCTCACCCTGCGCGCCCCCGGCCGCTTCCTCGCCGCCGCCGACCGCCTCGTCGAGCTGTGGCAGAGCCACGGGGACCCCGCCGACACCGCGCTGCGCGACCGGGTCGCCGACGCGGTCGTCGGAGCGCGCGCCTACCAACTGTTCACCTGGGCCAACGCCTCCCGCTTCGCCGCCGGCGAGACGATCGGCGCCGAGTCCAGCCTGAACAAGGTGTTCTGGTCCCAGTACGACATCGCCCTGCACGAGAGCGCCCTCGACCTGCTGGGCCCCGACGCGGAACTCGCCGACGGCGCATGGGCCGAGCCGTGGATCTTCTCCCTCGCCGGCCCCATCTACGCGGGGACCAACGAGATCCAGCGCGACATCATCGCCGAGCGGCTGCTCGGCCTCCCGAAGGGCCGCCGCTGATGCGCTTCCTGCCGACCGAAGAACAGTCGGACTTCGCCCGCACCCTGCACGGCCTGCTCGCCGCCTCGGACGTCCCCGCGGCGGTACGGGCCTGGGGCGCGGGCGACCACACCCCCGGCAGGGCCCTGTGGGCGCGGATCGCCGCCACCGGACTGTTCGCCCTCGCGGCCGACGAGGCCCACGAAGGCATGGGCCTGATGCCCCTGGAGATGGCGGGCGGCTTCGTGGAACTGGGCCGCGCCGGGGTCCCCGGCCCGGTGGTGGAGACGGCCGCCGCCGCCGTACTCCTCACCCGGCTCGGCGACGAAGCACTGGCCAAGCGGTTCCTCCCCGGGCTGGCGGCGGGGGAGACCTCGGCCACCCTCACCCTGCCCGGCGCAGGCCCGTACGCCCTGGACGCCGACGCGGCCACCCACCTCTTCACGGTGTCGGCGGCCGGCGAGCTACGGCTGGCCGCCGGAGCCGGCCCGCTGCGCACCTCCATCGACCCCGCCCGCCGCCTGGCCCTCCCGGACGCCGGCGGCGAACTCCTCGCCGCGGGCCCCGCGGTGATCACGGCGGCCCGGGACGCCGCGGACTGGGCCCGGCTGCTGACCGCCGCCCAGTGCCTCGGAACGGGCGAGGCCCTTCTCGCGCGCACGGTGGAGTACGCGAAGCAGCGCACCCAGTTCGGCACGGCGATCGGCGGCTTCCAGGCGGTCAAGCACCGGCTGGCCGACACCCTCATCGGCCTGGAGTTCGCCCGGCCCCTGCTGTGGGCGGCCGCGCTCTCCCTGGCCCCCGGGGAGGTCGCCGCGGCGAAGCTGACCGCGGGCGAGGCGGCGTACGCGGCCGCCATGACCGCGCTCCAGCTCCACGGCGCCGTCGGCTACACCGAGGAGCTCGACCTCTCCCTGTGGCTGCGCAAGGCCCGCCCACTGCGCGACGCCTGGGGGAGCCCCTCGCAGTGCCGGGCGGCGGTGCTTCAGGAGCGGTTGCGGTAGTAAGCGGAGAGAGCCGTGTTCACGACCACGGCCACCGCGAACCACAGGGCCGGCTGCCGCTGCCCGAGCGCGAACAGCGCCAGGGCGGCGGCGCCGAACACCACCGCCTTCACCCCGAGCTGAGCGGCGAGCGGGACGGCGTACCGGGCCTTCGGCGCGGCGAACATCCCCCAGAGCACGGCGGCGGCGGCCGGCGCGGCCACCGCCAGAGCGAGGGAGCCCGCCCAGCCGACGTCCCGGCTGAAGCCCCACCAGGCGAGCACG harbors:
- a CDS encoding acyl-CoA dehydrogenase family protein, which translates into the protein MSSVEEFRTEVRSWLRTHLTGEFAALKGRGGPGREHEAFAERLAWERHMAAHGWTCVGWPVEYGGRGASTEQQIAFHEEYALADAPARVNHIGEQLLGPTLIAHGTEEQRRRFLPPIRAVEELWCQGYSEPDAGSDLANIRTRAALVDGAWVVDGQKIWTSLAHASQWCFVVARTEPGSRRHAGLSYLLVPMDQPGVEVRPIVQLTGTSEFNEVFFDGARTDAAHVVGAPGEGWAVAMATLGFERGVSTLGQQVGFRRELEDLAALAKRNGAMADPLIRDRLVRAWIGLETMRASALRPGVAPSTAKLYWARWHRDLGELAMDVCGAASLPAAGAHGDPYDLDDWQRLFLFSRSDTIYAGSDEIQRTIVAERILGLPKEVRA
- a CDS encoding enoyl-CoA hydratase gives rise to the protein MPGEMSDETPVLYERRGPVAYVTMNRPRYRNAQNSAMTYALDDAFYRAADDPAVKVVVLAGAGEHFSAGHDIGTPERDAHLPFERRAGLWWDHSQRSGAESRFARESEVYLGMCRRWRELPKPLIASVHGACVAGGLMLAWVCDLIVASEDAFFADPVVRMGIPGVEYFAHPWAMPPRIAKEFLYTGDRMPARRAYEIGMVNRVVERAELTEATDRLALRIAEMPSFGLALTKRAVNQAEDLQGLHTGMDSVFGLHHLAHAHNAETAADSLGGMNISAMKEANS
- a CDS encoding acyl-CoA dehydrogenase family protein encodes the protein MDLNHAADVEAFRAEARDWLAAHVPATPLPSLETREGFAAHREWEALLHSARWSVVSWPEEYGGRGVDIEHWLVFEEEYWAAGAPGRVSQNGINLLAPTLFDHATDEQRARVLPSMASGETIWAQAWSEPESGSDLASLKSRAVRTEGGWLLSGQKTWSSRAAFADRAFGIFRTDPEAPKPHQGLTYLMFDLHAPGVTVRPIGRLDGKPAFAELFLDEVFVPDADVIGEPGQGWRIAMSTTGNERGLTLRAPGRFLAAADRLVELWQSHGDPADTALRDRVADAVVGARAYQLFTWANASRFAAGETIGAESSLNKVFWSQYDIALHESALDLLGPDAELADGAWAEPWIFSLAGPIYAGTNEIQRDIIAERLLGLPKGRR
- a CDS encoding acyl-CoA dehydrogenase family protein, giving the protein MRFLPTEEQSDFARTLHGLLAASDVPAAVRAWGAGDHTPGRALWARIAATGLFALAADEAHEGMGLMPLEMAGGFVELGRAGVPGPVVETAAAAVLLTRLGDEALAKRFLPGLAAGETSATLTLPGAGPYALDADAATHLFTVSAAGELRLAAGAGPLRTSIDPARRLALPDAGGELLAAGPAVITAARDAADWARLLTAAQCLGTGEALLARTVEYAKQRTQFGTAIGGFQAVKHRLADTLIGLEFARPLLWAAALSLAPGEVAAAKLTAGEAAYAAAMTALQLHGAVGYTEELDLSLWLRKARPLRDAWGSPSQCRAAVLQERLR
- a CDS encoding DUF2568 domain-containing protein; protein product: MSPTPPSSRLSPPVHAFFLVNEGLAFLLELLILVVLAWWGFSRDVGWAGSLALAVAAPAAAAVLWGMFAAPKARYAVPLAAQLGVKAVVFGAAALALFALGQRQPALWFAVAVVVNTALSAYYRNRS